In Topomyia yanbarensis strain Yona2022 chromosome 2, ASM3024719v1, whole genome shotgun sequence, one DNA window encodes the following:
- the LOC131679133 gene encoding proteasome subunit beta type-2-like: protein METLMGIRGPDFVMLAADSSHAHSIMVLKDDETKIYKISDNLMMATIGEAGDRVQFTEYISKNILLYKMRNGYELGPKSAAHFTRKNLADYLRSRTPYQVNVLVGGYDEADGAQLHYIDYLANSLPVKYAAHGYGGLFVSSILDRYHHAKITQDEAYEILKKGVTEIQKRLIINLPNFKVSVIDKDGIKELADISADSLKQPIAA from the exons ATGGAAACGTTAATGGGAATTCGTGGTCCGGACTTTGTGATGCTAGCCGCCGATAGTTCTCATGCCCATTCGATTATGGTCCTGAAGGATG atgaaactaaaatATACAAGATCTCCGACAACCTGATGATGGCCACGATTGGCGAGGCGGGAGATCGAGTGCAATTCACGGAATACATTAGCAAAAATATATTGCTGTACAAGATGCGCAATGGTTACGAATTGGGACCAAAATCGGCAGCTCATTTCACCAGGAAGAATCTAGCCGATTACCTGCGGTCTCGCACTCCGTATCAGGTCAATGTGCTCGTTGGCGG ATATGATGAAGCTGATGGTGCCCAGTTGCACTACATCGATTATTTGGCCAACTCGCTACCAGTGAAATATGCGGCTCATGGTTATGGAGGTCTGTTCGTATCGAGTATTCTAGATAGGTACCATCACGCAAAGATAACACAGGACGAGGCGTATGAAATTCTAAAGAAGGGAGTAACTGAAATTCAGAAGCGGCTCATTATCAATCTTCCGAATTTCAAAGTTTCCGTAATTGATAAGGATGGAATCAAGGAGCTGGCGG